GATGCAGCGGGAAAAACAACCATTTTGTACAAACTCAAGCTTGGTGAAATCGTCACAACCATTCCGACCATTGGTGAGTAAACCTGCAGATTTTGTTTATCATATTATCTCAGTGGATTGTGGCATTGGAAACATAATTTCATAATTCAATCATCATCAAAAATTATCACTTTTAAGATATATaactgttattttgttattctgTTATTTActtgtacaatttattttattcctgcAAGTTCCTTATTTGCAAGCAGTCTTGAAACTTGTGTaaacatttaatatttttacCTGCATACAACTGATTTAGCTCCTTGTTGTTTGATCCTTCATCCTCGATCAGGGTCTTGAGCATGGTCTTGGTGGGTCTTCCGGGACCGTGCCTGCCGTGAGTGGGATCCCACACACCATGACTTTATTGGCTGACCAGTAGCCCTGGGTGCCATAGGCCATGACAAGCACTGATTTGTTATTACATGCTAAGCATTTTGCTTGAAACGCGGCTTGAAATGTTAAGTGCAGGCCTGTAATAACATGCAGGCCCTGGAgaccattgactttaagatttccaatggaagcgccctttgcaaaatgaaattggccctgccCTATCAAAAGTGAAATTGCAGGCCTGTTAAAAAGGCAGTTAATCCTAAGTTGGATTAGCCTATTTGAAGCTTTTCatcggtttgttttgttttgtccatgATTATTTTCAACAGGATTCAATGTAGAAACAGTGGAGTACAAAAATATCAGCTTCACAGTTTGGGATGTTGGTGGTCAAGACAAAATTAGACCCCTGTGGCGGCACTACTTCCAAAACACACAAGGTGAGTACAGTATTCTTGGACTTCATTGTTAAAGTGTATTTGTTTGATCTTTGGTGACAGTCATGCCAGTGTTTAAGTTAAAACCACACAGagcgagaccgagaccgagactcAAATTGTTAGAaatcaagaccaagacctcaGAAGAGGATTTTAAATGCTAACAgccaaaatttgttttcaatttgtacATGTTCAATACTTAACAACAGAATTGTGCCACCcttcaaaaaagggaaaaaggaCACTGCACGGTGAAGTTGACATCCGACTGAGTTGGCTACCGAGTTGACTTTAGATCGAGATGACTTCGGAATGAGTTGATTTAGGACCGAGTTGACTTCGGAACGAGTTGACttcggaccgagttgacttcgGACCGGTTGACTTCGGGCTGAGTTGACTTCTGACCGAGCTGACttcggaccgagttgacttggacCGAGCTGACTTCGGACCGAGTTAACTTCTGACTGAGTTGACttcggaccgagttgacttctGACCGAGTTGACTTCTGACCGAGTTGACTTCAGACCTAGTTGGCtttggaccgagttgactttggACCAAGTTCACTTCAGACTGAGTTCAGACCGACTTGACTTCGGACCGAATTGACTTCGGGTTAAGTTGACTTCAGACCAAGTTGACTTCTTACATATTCACAGCTTGAGTTGGTTACTTATAACAAAGTTTCTATTTTTGTTCAGGTTTGATATTTGTTGTTGATAGTAACGACAGAGAAAGAGTTGGTGAAGCGAGAGAAGAGCTCAACCGAATGTTGAACGAAGAAGAATTGAAAGATGCTGTCCTTTTGGTATTTGCTAACAAACAGGTATGGCACCCTACCCCCATGTATTCTTATTCACTGGTTACCCCTTGCTATTTCTGTGTTTTCTgtctcactctctctctctctcactctatacatgtatttccacttcacttgGAATATTAAATGTACTTacttgttcatttgttttgtaacttagcttttgaaaaagactctgctagggtcgaaacataaggccattatcaatttttttttcatttataccataggtcatattggttggtaagcagtttgcatcatcttattttattttctctgtTGTATGATCTTTTGCTTTCTTTAAACCAGTTTCAGTGTGACAACATAAAGTGTAAATCAACGCCcaactttaaaaactttgtaGCCACAGCCCTCTGGGGTTCAGTGTTTTGTGCAGCTGGCAAAAGGCCATTGCAGTGTTACTTAACTCAATTATATCTTCAACTGTGTACTTTTTACTGATCAACTTTGCATTTTTCCTTGTTATTCTTTTAGGATCTCCCTAATGCAATGAACGCAGCAGAAATTACAGACAAGCTGAGTCTTCACAATCTGCGAAATCGAAACTGGTACATCCAGGCAACATGCGCTACGAGTGGTGATGGCCTCTATGAGGGATTAGATTGGCTATCAGCCCAGCTTAAAAATCAAGCgggaaaataaattacattaGGCAAGAGTGTTTGAACACCTTGTAGATAATTATTTcctacagatttgtttttcattgggGCAGGGTTGGGAGAGATAGTGAAAGATCCATCTTTAAAAATATTCCGTTTTCCAACAGAATTCAGAAAATCAAaagagtaaacaaaacatttgataaaattgtGACACTCTTATTCTTGATACTTGTGGACTTTATAGCACCCACCTTGTGTCAGACGGATATTGCATGTACCAGTTGTcaatttcaaagcatttttgtatgtatgttttGTCCTGTATGTATCAAAGTGTTGTGACCAATTATTTTAGATGTGACACTGGAGAGGTGTATGTAAAGGAACATCCAAAGATAGATTATTTGGCATTTTGACGGTGTCCAAAATTATCAACACTGTAAGTTATATACTATAGCAGCTTAACAGTTGAAACTAAAAACTTTCAGATGtagttcatgattttttttctgtatttaaGATTTGTGTTCTGTTAGTTTTGTGAAGTTATTTTTGATGTAAGACTTCCATGGTGTACTTGCAAAAATACAaccaatcataaaaaaaaaaaaattgagaaaatagtaaaactAAATTCAAGGATTATTTTTGGTAATACATAATCTTGGTGTGGTTAGACTTATTTAGGTGGTTTTGTTCTTATTGTACAGTAAAACTTTATCTCTTACTTGAAACTCGAAAAAGTTTCCGAATTGTATCAATAAACTGTCAATTAGCGTGTATTACACCTGTTTCACACTGTCGCGTCAGAGTCGCGCGGAACCAAACAGATAATGAGCGCCTCTGGGTGGACCCAactaaattttggtttcagacaggcaaagATGGtagtctgaaaccaaggcgctccagagttgttctgaatgactgcaacagtcgattaTGTTTTACTTCTAGCGTGGCCAGTCCCTCCTTAATGTTTAAGACGTAAAACTGTTCATGTAttaaattcagaatttggttcggcacGACTTTggagcacctgtctgaaacaggtGTAAAGTTCTCTTGCTATAAATGTAATCAAAGCTAATAGGAATACAAACATTCTTGAGTAGAAATGTGTTACCATAGCTACCTCCTAGCTTCTCTGTGCAACACAGTAACAAGTTTTACATATTATTAtcattgcatacatgtacatgtacacaatattttaatcaaaataaaacaataactttAAGATTTGCTGTCGATTTTTAAGCTTCTTGAAATTGTAATACACAGATATAACAATCTTACATTTCAAGCTAGTTAGGATTTCAAGCAGGCTCTTTTTGTACAAGCAACTTGCAGGTAAATATTTTCATAGGTGTAGTGTGGGATTACATTTTTAAAGCTGGTTTTTCATACAATTTTGAGGGAAAATCTGTAAAATTCCAACTTCCTCATCTTCGCCTGGCCAAATATCTTGGCAATTATCTTGTTACCGTCGGGGTTTTTGTTCACACAAAAAGTCCAGAAGTGACTATCTTTCACCAATAGGAATTGTACAGCAGTTACTTAGCCTTTGGTTTTTATGACCATTACTGGGTGAAAGGAACCATAATGGTTTCGATGTGGCTTCTTCTGTAAATTTGTACAATGGCTTTTGAGCAGTGCCAAGGTTGTTTGGATGAATTGTGTAAGATTGCAAGGATATGTAAGACAATGGAAATCCATGGTATTATATAAAACCGACAGTTAACAACTGTATGATGATGGTGTAAGCAAAGTAAAGTTGTACATAAACTCTGCAAAGAGACACAATGTGGGATCATCTAAAAGATTGTTTtgcttgaatttgttttattattttactcgGAAGGGTCTAGTAAATGCGTTCTCCACAAAATAATGTATTACATGCTTATTGAAAAATATACAGGTGACAAGTACCTAATGCGCTAGTTACAAGTTTTTGCAAAAATGTCTACGCCACAGACATAAAAGGTTCTTCATGTCTGTGGTCTATGTCCATGTCATTTCggaagggcgccctcacctagaggtccaGAGTTTTTTAATCCTGCGCTCTGTGCATACAAACTGTTTGTCTAGGTCCGAGAGTAATAGTGGGAGCCTTTAACACTAGGGGCAagcacatgctcagaactatgtaagCAAGTGAAAAGATTAGCcttgtctgctgccacctagcattcaaaagtctcccattgcgcAGTATGTAGAACAATGGcattgttttatataaacaaTAGATGGATAGATAGATGCGGATTGTCAAACAAAATTCTTAAAAAATGATCAATAAAACAATGTAGAAAACCAAAGTGCGCCCTCAGTGTCCAACTGCCCAATCCAACTTTTTGATTTGCATAATTTACTACAAAAAATTAAGTTTTGGGGTCGCGACATTTAGGCTCACTGTCATGTCCATTAGTTAGCTCTGAGCAAGAGAGCGCAGATTCATTTTCTATATAAgtatttttctcttttctttggggtattgaccccttgcacgcactgtacacgcggcgactgtgcctaGCTctccattttggtggtcaataggtttatgtgtaaacgacgtgtcgcctaaaatgcgcacttcactgaataagcACAGTGTCTGTGACCACCAAAagggcgcatccaagattattctggtgatgacgtcacgtgaaGTGGGGTCAATTGGAAGATTAAAATCAGTACAGCagattattttatatttttgatgtCATGAATGCTGCTTTTGGTGTACTTGGTGAATGCGTCCTTTTTAAAAGAGAACCTGCCTCCTTCTAGTGTCTCTACAAATGGCGTCATAGACAGGATAGAGTGAGTATCCCCATTGTAAACAATTATTCTATAAACACTGACCTGTacaacaaatacacaaaatatcAAGTTGGACACAGAAAATAAAGACAAACCAGGAAAACCAATCATTTGAGGTTCAACAATGTTGCTACCTTTTTATACATTATACTTGTTTTATCTTTCCATACATTTTGTGACGACTTTGCAAAGGAATAAACACATTCATACTTccctgcgaatgcaatacgaattttgacgtcacaactttgCAACAAATAATACACATTGGTTGATCTGTGCTCAACTCTGCAACATTGGTTGTGAAAACAGCCCCATGACGTCAACAATTCACTTCAAATtcgaaggaagtatgaaccaggctaaaTAGTCCAAGCATGTTATTAAGAAATACAAACAGAAACAATAGTTAATTGTGTTTATCTTTACATGTTTGATATGTTCTATTGTATTAATGTGTTTTTCTGCTAGTTGatgttacaaaaaacaaacacaaaaagcattgttattttaaaaggaTTCATATGTGAAACAGGATCAACTTCagtcaactacatgtagtaaggAGAATGACGTGTATGGCAAACACCAAAGTTTGTGGTGGGTTGGCCTTCGTCACACACAATTCACACCTTGATTGATGGTCTTGGTTttcaaaccatagagctataatgGACTAGAGTGCTAACTTTAAACAAATACTTCTCCCGTCTGAAATAACCATTAATTTAAAAGATTTTGAAGTAACAAAAATTGACCCTGGCAATTTTAAGGCATTGAGAACAGGGCCCAATATATAGAGTAGCCTCAGCAGAAATATTGCTttgcaattttctgcttagcgcAAATGAGCCAGATACTAGTCCTAGAGGGTAAATGTACATTTAACTTTTTGGCTCATATTGATCTAATTGGGAAACTTGTTTTGAGTTTCAAGTACATTCTAAGAACAAAACCAGTCTATGGAAGTCGA
This DNA window, taken from Asterias rubens chromosome 15, eAstRub1.3, whole genome shotgun sequence, encodes the following:
- the LOC117300352 gene encoding ADP-ribosylation factor 1, coding for MGGFASLFKNLFGKKEMRILMVGLDAAGKTTILYKLKLGEIVTTIPTIGFNVETVEYKNISFTVWDVGGQDKIRPLWRHYFQNTQGLIFVVDSNDRERVGEAREELNRMLNEEELKDAVLLVFANKQDLPNAMNAAEITDKLSLHNLRNRNWYIQATCATSGDGLYEGLDWLSAQLKNQAGK